TCTGGGGAACATCTGCTGTAAAGGCAGCCACCACCCCCACTGCGTAAAGAGCTGCTTCCTGTCCCCATATCTTAGCCACACCTGTGCCTGTTTGTTCGGCAGGCTCATGTGGTGGAACATCTAGTTTCATCTGGTCAGGAATGAAAGCTAATACTATGCCATTAGGCCACATAGACCAATAGGCTATAGCTTTAGGTTCAGTACATCAAGTATTACTATTCTACAGAGTAGGGGGTTAATTAATACAAGCTATAAACATTATTTCTTACTAACTTGAAATATTAAACCCTTAGTGCAGCAACCTGCCAATCAAACAAAGGAGGAGCAAAACAATCATATGTATTACTTTAGTTATAAATGAAGCAAGAATACCACTATAAAGGCTTGTGCTTCATGCCAGCTTCACGGTTACAGGCTCAAAAACTAAAAACCATcacacattttaaataataCACACTTAAAAAGACTTTGCTAAGCGCTCAAGTTAAAGGATGACTGCAATGTCTAAAATCAGAGAGTATTGAGAGTATCCATAACCTTAGCCAAGTGTTCCCTCAAACTTAAATGAAAGAGTTCTAACTCAGTTTTTGAAAATCAGTAGGCAGTGCACGTATTTGTTTAATTACAGTTCTTAGCACACCTGAACCAGGCAACCAGCACGCCAATGGCCCCTGGTTACCTGGCTCAAGTGTCTCAGGGCTGGAAGAGAACAAAAACATGACTGGTGTTTACTAAAAGATAAGACTGACCGAGGGACAACACACCAATATCCCAATCTGGTTTTTTGGTCCCCATCATAGCCTAACGCAGAGAAAATTTCACTTAAAGACTTCAGCCCCTTTTAATCTTTTCAGCCAGGCTCTTGCATTTGTTGTTAATCTGAGATGTTAAATCAGGCATGAGTAAGAAGAAAAGCACCATATCAAAGTCAGTCAGGTAACCTAAATTCTGCCTGACTTAGATGTAATGCAAATTGTACCTTTTTTCCAGCTTTTACATAATGATAAAAATGCACGCGTTCTGATGCATTCTTAACAGTTTCACAATTTTAAACCCCCTCTCACAAAGGCTGAGCTGAGTGACTTTGAGAATTCCTGCTCAATTGCTTAAGTGAGAAGTCTGTCATGAAGCATGCTTGTTAATTCAGAGGAACTTATTTTTCTTCCTCCTTTAGATGATTCCATTGACAGCAAATTGTATCTAATGTGCAATCAAAATTAGCCCCTCAACACAGCCAACACCAAAAGCTACAAGCATGCTGAAGGTTAAACAACCATGCATGGCTAGAAATGAAGGTAAGGTAAAAAAGGTAAGGCAGGAAAGGATGATAGGATTAATGAGTGAAAAGGATGGGAAAGGGTCAAGTCTGAAGTTGCCACAAGGAGATACAAGCCATCACGGATGAAGAACAACAAGGACAAGGAAGACCTCGACCTTTAGGTTTTCCAGGTCTTTCTCGTATTTCAGACGGAGAAGTGCTGCATCCCCATCTCGACTCTTCATCTCTTCGGTCATGTCCGATACTTGTGACATCAGTTTGTGGATCTGCTGTTTGAGGGTAGCTGGGCTTGGCTTGCCATCATCTGGAAGGTCTGCTCCACATAGGTCCAGAGCATCACCAAGCTCTGCCATTTCCTGGTTAAAATGGCCTACCAGCAGGTTTTGCTCCATCTCATGCTTCTTCTTTAGGTTCTCCATGCAGCGAGTCAAAGAGTCAATCTCTTTTATGTTCTCCTCTGATTTTAGTTGTAGACCTTCTTCAGCTTTGGCTACTTCTTGTCTCAGCTTTTCTGCTTCTTGATCATAGAATTCCCTTAATTCCCGAAGCTCCTTTTTATGTTTAGCCACCATGTCCTGTATCTCAATGGCTTTATCCAGAGAATCAATTGGTTCCCCCTCTATCTGGACGTGGGTCATTAGCTTTGAATCCTCACTGACGGGATTCTGGAGGCTTGACAATTGGATCTGCATTTGTTCAAGCTTTAGTTTCTGCTCCATGTTTTGCTTTCTTAGCTGAGAACAATGAGAACAGGCAGCCTTTGTCGCATGTAGGTCGGACTGTACTTCTGCCTGTAAATCATTCTCCTGCTGGATTCTCTGTCGGATTATCAAATACGTGCAGGTTACATCAAAAATGGCATCATGAACATACTGGGACCACTGTCCTTTGTCAGATATGTAGCTAGTGAGAATTGAAGAAAAGGACTGGTGTAGCTCATTTTCGGGTTCACTATCCAAAGAAGCAATCTGATTCAACAGAGTTACTTTACTTTGTACTACTTCGGTAAGTTCTTTCATAATGTCATCTACCATTTTAGTTTGATCCACAAGACTTGAATGTTCAGTGTTTTCAATATTTACTGGTGTTTCAATGTTTCGCTCTGCAGAGAGGTTCATCATAGAAAACAGTATTTTATTTTCCATTAGCATACACCCTACAACATCTTTCACAGCAGCAAATGTTTGTTCACAGTCGCCTTCACAATTTTCAATACCTCCCAAAACTATACTCCAAATCTCCTGTTCAAACAATACCTTTGTCATCCCCGTCCGGATTCTTGCCAAACAATCTTGCTCAATGCAAATTCTGGGTGAATCACACTTATTTTTTTCATTGGCTTTCAACAACACCTCTAAAACTTGTTTAAGAGCATTAGACCGCTTCTTGAAACCTTCCAGCACTTCCTCCATTGTACTTCCACAACTCTGCACCAACTCTCGGCATTCACTGTCTATTCCACTTTTATTATTTGACTCCACCTCTACTGTGTCTCTTTCATGCAACATTCTAATTTCCTCCTTAGCCTCTAAAAGTAGTTGATTAAAAGTTCTTTCGCATTCTTGGTTTTTCATTTGGAGTTCCATATTCTGTGCCTCAAGTTCTCTGCAGAAATTATCAGCAGAATGAAGTAACCTTTCCTTTTCAGACAGCTTGGACTCAATGTCTTCTATATGATATCTGAGCTTCTCTTTCTCTAGGAGAGACTCATCCTTGTCATCTTCAGACAGCTGAAATCCAAGACCTTTGAGAGTAGCTTCTTTCAGTTGCAGccttttttctgtttcttttaaaCTGTTACCAAGCACTTCTAACTTGAGCAGAGCCTCTTGAAGCTTTTGAGACTTATCGTTGAGTTCCTGTTCATAAAAATGCTCATTCACGTCTTTGTCCTCTTGCTTATCCTGGCTTCCTCTGGCTTGTCGGTACTGTTGGCCACTCTGAAGTCTCTGAAGCTCTGCCTTTAGTCTGTCTATTTCACTGTCCGCCTCTCTCAGCTGGTTGACAATTTCTTGATAGCGTTGGTGTAGTGCTTCGTTTTCACTCGTTAACAGTTCAACCTCCTGACATAGACCACGGTTGGTCATTTGTGTAGGGTCATCTCGCTGACAGGGCAGTACATATGGAGCCGCCAGATTGTCAACTTTCTGCCTCTGTACCCTGCCTAGCATGTCCTCCATAGTGATAAGACGAGCTTCATAATCACGAATGGTGTCCCCAGCCCTGGCAAGACTCTGCCTCACTGTCTCATTTTCAGCTTCCTGTTGGTTTTTAAGATTTTCCAGAAGTTTCTGACACTCTGTTATGTCACCTGGCCCATCATGTTCATTTTGGTCTTGAGGAATATCAGACGACTCGGAATCACTGTGAGTCTGCAGCAGCTTTATCAGCTCCTTAACTGACAAAGGCCTATTACAATCTAGCAAGTCCTCAAGCTCTCTTATCCTGCCCTCATTATCCAGAAGTACGAGTGAGAGAGATTTTGTAACAGAATCAGAAGGAAGAATCTCATGTGAGGTGTTTTTGTTGGTGTCAGGAAAGTAAGGTTCCTTGGTGGACAAGTGTGAAAGCGAAAGGCCAAGCTGTGCTTGCATGTTGCGTTTTCTCAGTTCTTGCAGCTGGAGAAGCTCTTTGGTCTCCTGGTACTTCTTTGTTAAGCTCTGCGCTTGAGAACTAACCAGTTCCGGCTTCTTCATCGGGAGCTTTGTCTCAAGACTCAAAGGTGACTCCAGCTTGGAAAAGGGGACCAGACAGTTGGTTAACATTTAGCAGAGGTGATTAAGGATCATTTCATTTGTAGATCACATCAAAAAATTGTTGAAGATTTGAAGTAAAATTATATTGAATTACAATGTCTCTGTCCAGCCACAAAGGTTAAAGCAAGAATGAACATGTTTAGTTTCATTCATTAAATGCTGCAAATTAGCGTGATGGAGAAAAGAAGAAGTTTAAAGGCCACGGTTAGTAAATCACAAATAGTGCATGCACATTAAATGGTTAAGAGTTATTTCATGGTGTAAGTAATGCAAAATTAGTGCCAGTTTAATTTGCTACAAACCACACAGAATTAGAAGTATAGTATTCTAAATTGTCCATGTAAAAAATTTAACTGAAATTATAAAAAGtacaaaatgtatatttaaataaataatcattGAACTGATTCTACAATTAGACAAGTGTCTCTTCATACATCCTGTAAGTGAACGTCCGAGTATGTAAAGTGGAGATGCCAGTAAGCAAAAACTATAATGCACACAATCACCAACCGTCCAGAAACTACAGAAATATCTCCAGCTACAGGCAATAAAATCTCACATTCACTGCCAAATTGAAAATCCAGCCATATCCATGAAAAAATTGTTAAAACAAAATTCCCTAAAATCCAATAAAGGTTTTATCAAGCACGTCCACATTTCTTATTGAAAATCACTTTTCTTTACAGCCCATTAAGAGTAGTCAACAATCGTATACAAACTGACAAAACAACATGCTTAGACACACAAGATTGTCCTTAAAACATGTTTAAAACCATTCATAGTAACAAAGTGAAAACGGACAGGTAAGTGAACACTTAAACAAGAACATGAAGGTCATGCAATTTTGTAACCAATAAGCACTTTGTATGTCATCGTCACACATTTAATAGAGATATGGAAACAGGACCCTTCAGATAGATCAAATGTTTTCAcacatttggggggggggggtggaaaaAGTTCAGGCTTTTAGATTTGTTTGGTTTAAATTCTCATATATATCTCTTATGTCACTAATATCCTGTATTGGAATGACAAAAAACTTGTAGCAAATATTTGAAACTCTGtccccaaaaaacaaaaatatgaattATAATGTGCAAAATTAACTGAACTGTTCATTATGAAATCCCTCAGCATTTGTGAGTATACACGTATCTGGAGGGTATAGTAAAATATCATAACATTAAGCTAATATTTTGAAGCAATGTAATGGATAATGTAGCATGCAACATCAAACTAAAATTGTCATCACCTCTAAAATGTTGGGAGAAAgatgtaaatgtagaagcaaatAAGAATCTGTTCATTGACATGCAAAAGACTGAACATGCAAGGCATATTTCTGCAGCTTCGCAGTTGTGAAGATGGAAgggttgttttcttttttcgtCAAACCGAGACATGCAAAGTCTGTTTAATGGAAATCATGGCACTCAGTTGCTGCATACAAACTTCCTGAACATCCTCTTGTACAGTTGTGACACTGAGATGCTGGGGCCTTACCGGTGAGATGTAGCCGGCGCGGACCTGCCGTTCACGCTCCAATGCCGCCTTCAGCTGGTTCTCCAGTGCAGACCGCTGCTGGTTGGAGTCTGACAGCTGCTGGTGGCACGTTTCCAACTGCGTTTTCAGTTCTTCTACCTGCAGAAGCACAACAATGCCCAAGTCAAGCACAAAGTGCCACTAAGTCCACCTGGCTGATGATTGGATTTCTATACAGGGATGACGaagcataccccctttttgtaACTTTCTAGTAGCTTTTCCAGCTCGGTTGTCTCTCTGCTTCTCagcgctgtggacagaggcacCCTCCTCTCTTCTCGGATGGGGGTGTTCTCCACCTGTTGCCACTGCTGCTCGATCTCGTCCTCCACCTTCTGCTGGCGCTCCGCGGAGAGCGGGGGCGTGTTCTCGAAGCCCGCACCCACGCTCGCGCTCTCGACGTCCATCCCGCCACCGTCGATGGCGACTGGGTCTCCAGCACCGCCCCCGGTCACGCTCTCGTACCGCCGccgcctctcctccctcctgcgGCTGCGCTCGGGGTCGGCCGGTGGAGCCCGGAGGGCGTCTGCCTCGTGCGCCCTCTGCTGGGCCAGGGCCTGGGCGATAGGCCGGAACTCGGCCCAGTCGAAGGTCTTGGAGCGGCCCTCACGCCGGCGCTCGCAGGCGCGGCTCCTCTTGGGCTCCCGCTCCACGGACGAGGCGTCGGAGGACGGAGAGTCGTGAGTGACGTCGGGACGTGTGAGCCTCTCGAAAGTGATACAGGAACTACGGTCATCCGCCaggctgtcacacacacacacacacatacatggacTTTAGTTTCTTGTTGGATGAGTGGATGGTTAGATGGAATGCAAATACAAGGAGTTGAACGCACTCATCCCTCAGTGCTAGTAAATGTGGACTGACCTAGCAACATCGGGGGCAGTCGAGGGTCGGACATTTTTCATCACAGCCTGGATCCAGTTGCGCCGTATTCCTGCTGTCATGGCAGAGAGGGTGTGTACTCCCTCCTGGGTCTGCACAGGATCAACACAGCGCAACCAGATTAGAGGATTCAGGACACAGATGATCTCCACTGATAAGACAACTGTaaaatcaccccccccccacacacacacacacacgataacaGATAGATAAAATAACTCCTGATAACTGCTGTTTAATTCAGTTTTTTTGGCCTAATTCTTTACATAAAACATATTTTAACATCATAAATCTGGAGGCATTTCTGAATTTACCTAGAGACTTTTAGTATTTAAATTAGGAGTGGTTAACtacatttaaataataataataaaaatgtttaacaTCACAAGATGTTTACAAAAGACCCTAAAAATCAATGaaaacacaaatgcatacaTTTGTCCTTTTATGACAAAAGGTTTACAGTGATTATTCTGAACTCACATAGCTATAAAATACCTAAAAGGCACCAAAGCATCAAGAACATTTCAGATCTTGATTATACCCCATAAAACATCTTATCGCCTTATTCCCTGGGTAATAACAAATACTCTGCCAATGGTTAGCAACACCTTTActctcaaaacaaacaaacaaacaaaccagccTTTACTAATATGAATTAGAATGATTCTGTTCCGCATTTAAAGGCACGGGAGGTGAAGCAAGCTTACATGAATTTGAAAACCATAGTTTCGCTGGGCCTGGTACTCCGTAACACTATAGCATGTACTGAGGTCAATTTCCCCATCTAGATCAGAGGCCTGTTAATAGAAAGGACACATTCAGAATAATATACAGCCAGATGAGAAAACCTAATGGCATGGCACGACAGCCTGGCAGAAAGTCTCCGCAGTCTTGCTTCACTCATTATAAATGTCAGAACATACTTACCTCTTCAGCAATCGAGTCCTTGTAATACCGTAGACTGTGGTCTGTGAGGACGAACCAGTATTTCTTccactgaaaagaaaacacacaagcTGGTAAACAGAATTAACATCACTGAATGAACATCCAGGACATGGTGTCAAATGGGCTTCAGGACTCTATCTGAAGTCCACACAGGCTTTTCAAGACATTTTACCACCTTTTAAAGACCATAAAAAAAGAGCAGAGGGACCGTAACCTTTCCACTTTCACCCATTGATGCGCAGCTATCAAAGTCCAGCCGTGCATTTTCAAAGGCTCGGCTCGACCCTTTGAGAGTGAGACGGGCAAAGCGAGGCGGCCCACTTTAAAGGACGCACGACGCAGACAAAAAGAGACTTTTCCCCGGCCAAAAGCGATGAAGTTCATTTGTTTCAGCGTATATTACAGGGAAAAGACTGAGCTTCATTTGTAAAGGCGAAAGCATAACGGCCATTAACCGTTTCACAGCCTTGGCGAGGGCCGAAAACCCCCGCGTTTAAGCTTCTGATATAACAGGTCTGTAGTCCCAAGTTCACGAGCCTAAATGTTGGCACTTAAGAGCAAAATGAACTTATAAAAGAATGAAGGCAAAGCTTCACCTTTTTTGTACATAAACAACCCCCCTTGGGTTCTTAACATGCAGAATTGTGTATTACTGCATTCTGACCATTAGGACAAGTAGCCGCAAGCCTGGTTATTGAATAGTCATAAACTTGAGCAGGTCTACCGTTCTAATGGAAGCCACAACCCCCCGTGAACGATGGCCTACCTGTCCCTGCTCATCCAGTTTCACCATCCAACCTTTCTTGAAATTCAGCAGGTCTGGCTGTGAGTAGAAAAGACAAGAGTCAGCATGCAGCTCAAAGGCCCAGGAGGAGCGATCCAGGCGGTGCAGTCTTTGCCCCTCCTGAGGTCACACGACGCTGCATGCAGCAGGAGCCTGAACACCTTTGGTTAAGAAGCCTGGTGAACAGGGAGCAGTAAACCTCTGAAACACTTGCATATTATCAACGTTTACTCACTACAGCGGATATCTGAAAGAAAAAATGAACATGTGATGAACTCTTGACGGGTGCAAGCATTTAAGGAAAGGACGGCGACCAAAGCAAACAATTCTCTGCGCGCTGTTTCCTTTAAGCTCCTGCCCAATAGGTGACATATTAAGATGTAATAGGCTTGCTCCAAAAGATTTGTGATCAGCTTCAAAGTGAAACGATTTCTATTGCGATGGCAAATGGGCAgaaacgcacacacgcgcacactcccACACCTACCCCGCCTACATGCATCTAGCTTTCAGTCGCTGCACTCCATAACCTGTGTGCTGAGTGTGAATAAACTTAAGTGAACCACACGGTGGACGTAAAACTCACGACAGGCATTTGCACTCTGTGCCTGGAAAAACATGGTGCAGagtgttttaaaaaaaataaaaaagaaagaaagcactcacacacac
The genomic region above belongs to Brachyhypopomus gauderio isolate BG-103 chromosome 3, BGAUD_0.2, whole genome shotgun sequence and contains:
- the mprip gene encoding uncharacterized protein mprip isoform X1 yields the protein MSTAKENSCRKFQANIFNKSKCQNCFKPRELHLLTDQDLNQAKPIYGGWLCLAPEGTDFDNPMQRSRKWQRRFFVLYEHGCLRFALDESPSTLPQGTVNMNLCTDVIDAEPKTGQKNALCIVTPEHEYYIRGDNKEIINGWSEQLVIYPRTNKQNQKKKRKVEPTATQEPGPAKVAVTGSGIPEAEKVPDSSSIIWQEELHSREAEASQAWSSPDMAPQGSVLPSAAEDASVGRGSDHGSVNGDEVDRSGFSFPPLGSQTPRDLLSPTGSTSSRHSGDPGGVPRCLSPAPSDPFPSGSSLLSNGSHISGSMSSLDSDASGSTVASTEGHVADGAGRALPRTRRPEGEARKAEKRSRLCSPERRDKEPLFSPERSGRSNVIEKLEALELEQPERMEVEEPCRREARQGRGETRRSHRQEQRSDPAQDLDFRPSTLPPLRRAKSLDRRTTESVMTPDLLNFKKGWMVKLDEQGQWKKYWFVLTDHSLRYYKDSIAEEASDLDGEIDLSTCYSVTEYQAQRNYGFQIHTQEGVHTLSAMTAGIRRNWIQAVMKNVRPSTAPDVASLADDRSSCITFERLTRPDVTHDSPSSDASSVEREPKRSRACERRREGRSKTFDWAEFRPIAQALAQQRAHEADALRAPPADPERSRRREERRRRYESVTGGGAGDPVAIDGGGMDVESASVGAGFENTPPLSAERQQKVEDEIEQQWQQVENTPIREERRVPLSTALRSRETTELEKLLESYKKGVEELKTQLETCHQQLSDSNQQRSALENQLKAALERERQVRAGYISPLESPLSLETKLPMKKPELVSSQAQSLTKKYQETKELLQLQELRKRNMQAQLGLSLSHLSTKEPYFPDTNKNTSHEILPSDSVTKSLSLVLLDNEGRIRELEDLLDCNRPLSVKELIKLLQTHSDSESSDIPQDQNEHDGPGDITECQKLLENLKNQQEAENETVRQSLARAGDTIRDYEARLITMEDMLGRVQRQKVDNLAAPYVLPCQRDDPTQMTNRGLCQEVELLTSENEALHQRYQEIVNQLREADSEIDRLKAELQRLQSGQQYRQARGSQDKQEDKDVNEHFYEQELNDKSQKLQEALLKLEVLGNSLKETEKRLQLKEATLKGLGFQLSEDDKDESLLEKEKLRYHIEDIESKLSEKERLLHSADNFCRELEAQNMELQMKNQECERTFNQLLLEAKEEIRMLHERDTVEVESNNKSGIDSECRELVQSCGSTMEEVLEGFKKRSNALKQVLEVLLKANEKNKCDSPRICIEQDCLARIRTGMTKVLFEQEIWSIVLGGIENCEGDCEQTFAAVKDVVGCMLMENKILFSMMNLSAERNIETPVNIENTEHSSLVDQTKMVDDIMKELTEVVQSKVTLLNQIASLDSEPENELHQSFSSILTSYISDKGQWSQYVHDAIFDVTCTYLIIRQRIQQENDLQAEVQSDLHATKAACSHCSQLRKQNMEQKLKLEQMQIQLSSLQNPVSEDSKLMTHVQIEGEPIDSLDKAIEIQDMVAKHKKELRELREFYDQEAEKLRQEVAKAEEGLQLKSEENIKEIDSLTRCMENLKKKHEMEQNLLVGHFNQEMAELGDALDLCGADLPDDGKPSPATLKQQIHKLMSQVSDMTEEMKSRDGDAALLRLKYEKDLENLKATCERGFAAMEESHQKVIDELQKKHQRELEKLQEEKERLLDEETAATIAAIEAMKNAHRTELEKELDKARKANNNTENADIEEIRRQHEEELVSFHREIEVLSEQYSQKCLENAHLAQALEAERQALRQCQRENQELNAHNQELNNRLAAEITKMRSMTSEEGGESGAVIQGKERYELEVMLRVKESEVQYLKQEINSLKDELQAAQRDKKYATDKYKDIYTELSIVKAKAERDLGRLREQLQTAHEALGEPAPEDVQRRGYDIMKSKSNPDILKMAAAAAKRSERAMRSKSLKEGLTAEQRLHLFDNKDTKEF